From the genome of bacterium, one region includes:
- a CDS encoding response regulator → MSELQIPYGGAQPQRILTIDDEPGVRRSLRAYLEDSGFDVIEAGNGREGIEKIRSAAPDLVLCDLRMPEVDGLDVVRFVGENLPELPIIIVSGTGVIGDAVEAVRMGAWDYVLKPVEDMAAFEHIIVRSLERAALRRENRQYKEHLIDEVRRQTAEIRDQAEQLESINSALRNEIAERQRAEFSIAESERRYRELVENLQEGLCTVNPKTEFTYCNPAMGRIFEMPAAELVGRSVYDFLTEEGRTRMKQQTRERSQGRHGHYELEIDTPSGNIKHVIVRSRPLYDTNGDYCGATAIAQDITEQKKLESHLRHAQKMETVGTLAGGIAHDFNNILTPILGFAGNGRRRLGRQGQSPRTSSKLSLPHSALVILSNRFSSSAARLKARANQPKFT, encoded by the coding sequence ATGAGCGAACTGCAAATCCCTTACGGCGGCGCACAACCTCAGAGAATCCTGACTATTGACGACGAACCTGGTGTTCGTCGCTCGCTCCGAGCCTATCTGGAAGACAGCGGCTTCGACGTGATTGAAGCCGGCAACGGCCGCGAAGGCATCGAAAAGATCCGCTCGGCCGCGCCCGACCTCGTGCTCTGCGATCTGCGCATGCCCGAAGTGGACGGCCTCGATGTTGTCCGGTTCGTCGGTGAAAATCTGCCGGAACTGCCAATCATTATCGTCTCCGGCACCGGAGTCATCGGAGACGCCGTCGAAGCCGTGCGCATGGGCGCCTGGGACTATGTGCTGAAACCTGTCGAAGACATGGCCGCCTTTGAGCACATCATCGTCCGGTCACTCGAACGCGCCGCTCTGCGCCGCGAAAACAGGCAATACAAAGAACACCTGATTGACGAAGTCCGCCGCCAGACAGCGGAAATCCGCGACCAAGCCGAACAGCTTGAGAGCATCAACTCCGCGCTCCGTAACGAAATCGCCGAACGTCAACGCGCTGAATTCAGTATTGCTGAGAGTGAACGCCGCTACCGCGAACTCGTCGAGAATTTGCAGGAAGGCCTCTGCACCGTCAACCCAAAGACGGAATTCACCTACTGCAACCCGGCCATGGGCCGGATATTCGAAATGCCGGCTGCCGAACTCGTGGGCCGCAGCGTCTACGACTTTCTCACCGAAGAAGGTCGCACACGCATGAAACAGCAGACGCGGGAACGCTCGCAAGGCCGTCACGGTCACTATGAACTTGAGATTGACACGCCCTCCGGTAATATCAAACATGTCATCGTGCGCTCACGTCCGCTGTACGACACCAATGGCGACTATTGCGGCGCCACGGCCATCGCCCAGGACATCACCGAGCAGAAAAAGCTCGAAAGTCATCTGCGACATGCTCAAAAGATGGAGACGGTCGGCACCTTGGCAGGAGGAATCGCTCACGACTTCAATAACATCCTGACGCCGATCCTCGGCTTCGCCGGAAATGGCCGTCGCCGATTGGGACGACAAGGTCAGTCGCCGAGAACATCGAGCAAATTGTCACTGCCGCACTCCGCGCTCGTGATCTTGTCAAACAGATTCTCGTCTTCAGCCGCCAGACTGAAAGCACGCGCGAACCAACCGAAATTCACCTGA
- a CDS encoding response regulator — MADATQIHQLVMNLCTNAYHAMEDHGGELEVSLQRCEVDRDFAEAYPSLKPGPHLRLTVSDTGCGMTRDLLEKVFEPFFTTKGVGKGTGLGLSLVHGIVAEHSGQVTVYSEPGIGTTFHIYLPQFTGGVASVEETSTALTGGAERILFVDDEAPIVRMAEKALRKMGYHIVTSTSSPAALELLESDPTAFDLLITDLNMPQLNGLALIERAQEIRPDLPIILASGFSERVTHENCAKYGIREFLMKPVIAKDLSSAIRRVLDSEPKLS, encoded by the coding sequence ATGGCCGATGCGACTCAAATCCACCAGCTCGTCATGAACCTCTGCACCAACGCCTACCACGCCATGGAGGATCACGGGGGAGAGCTCGAAGTCAGTTTGCAGCGCTGCGAAGTGGACCGCGACTTCGCGGAAGCCTATCCCAGCCTGAAACCCGGACCACATCTGCGGCTGACCGTCAGCGACACCGGCTGCGGCATGACGCGTGATCTGCTCGAGAAAGTATTTGAACCCTTCTTCACGACCAAGGGTGTGGGCAAGGGTACAGGTCTCGGCCTGTCGCTGGTTCATGGCATCGTCGCCGAACACTCCGGTCAGGTCACGGTGTATAGTGAGCCCGGCATCGGCACGACATTCCACATCTACTTGCCACAATTCACCGGCGGTGTTGCCTCGGTCGAAGAAACGTCTACCGCGCTGACCGGCGGGGCCGAACGCATCCTGTTTGTGGATGACGAAGCGCCAATCGTCAGAATGGCCGAAAAGGCCCTTCGCAAGATGGGCTACCACATCGTCACCTCTACCAGTAGCCCAGCAGCACTCGAATTGCTTGAATCCGATCCCACGGCATTTGATCTGCTCATCACAGACCTCAATATGCCACAGCTTAACGGACTCGCGCTGATCGAACGCGCTCAGGAAATCCGGCCTGATCTTCCCATCATCCTGGCCAGCGGTTTCAGCGAAAGAGTCACGCACGAGAATTGCGCCAAATATGGTATCCGCGAGTTCTTGATGAAACCGGTCATCGCCAAGGACCTGTCTTCCGCCATCCGCCGCGTCCTGGATTCTGAACCAAAACTCAGCTAA
- a CDS encoding GHKL domain-containing protein: MPCIVTKLEQVFLNLLKNAAHALAEFHAGDRPRITLRTRLQKNNVRIEIEDNGPGIPEDVRRRVFEPFFTTKEVGTGTGLGLSVSFFIVADNHGGTIEVESEPAQGARFIITLPLNQA, encoded by the coding sequence GTGCCATGCATTGTCACCAAACTCGAGCAGGTGTTCCTGAACCTGCTCAAGAATGCCGCCCACGCGCTCGCCGAATTCCACGCCGGAGATCGGCCGCGCATCACCTTGCGCACGAGATTGCAGAAGAACAACGTCCGCATCGAAATTGAAGACAACGGACCGGGTATTCCTGAAGACGTGCGACGCCGCGTATTCGAGCCTTTCTTCACAACGAAAGAAGTCGGTACCGGCACGGGCCTCGGCCTGTCCGTTTCATTCTTCATCGTAGCCGACAACCACGGCGGTACAATCGAAGTCGAGTCCGAACCCGCTCAGGGTGCACGTTTCATCATAACGCTACCATTGAACCAAGCATGA
- a CDS encoding PAS domain-containing protein, whose amino-acid sequence MQAFLQNVIDSMPSVLVSVDTRYRVTQWNLRAEQVTGVSREAALGQNVSNVFPDL is encoded by the coding sequence ATGCAGGCCTTCCTGCAAAATGTTATTGATTCGATGCCCTCCGTGCTCGTGTCCGTGGACACTCGATATCGCGTAACCCAATGGAATCTCCGCGCCGAACAGGTCACGGGCGTCAGCCGCGAAGCCGCACTCGGGCAGAACGTCTCCAATGTGTTCCCCGATCTGTGA